A single genomic interval of Camelina sativa cultivar DH55 chromosome 11, Cs, whole genome shotgun sequence harbors:
- the LOC104721271 gene encoding DDB1- and CUL4-associated factor 8-like isoform X1, with the protein MSESAKRVRSNINGVHHPVVDFWRREVGGISSRNFSNRFSASENLVLRLEIYKKLEKHKGCVNTVSFNGEGDVLISGSDDWRVVLWDWQLGNVKLSFHSGHANNVFQAKFMPFSDDRTIVTCAADGMVRRANILEGGKVKTSFLGLHQGRAHKLCIEPGNPHVFYTCGEDGLVQRFDLRTEAPTELFTCQSVDPKRRNMEAIHLNAIAIDPRNSNLLVVGGMNEYARLYDIRRIQGGGLNGSTPAADHFCPPHLIGNDDVGITGLAFSEQSELLVSYNDEFIYLFTPDMGLGSNPIPASSKSSVSKSESASSSKDENEHSVPMVYKGHKNSETVKGVTFFGPRSEYVVSGSDCGRIFTWRKKTGELIRVMEGDRDVVNCIEPHPHIPVLASSGIESDIKVWTSKAAERAILPENIELLPSRIRRLISFLSSPEYEDNLFGYGMDIIIDGNEGEDESIDDAEDNDDDDDDSDYSIGLDDNDSDDDMDSDDDDMDSDDECFNEIDNNGGSETNVVDSVSGSHQDDDDDDV; encoded by the exons ATGAGTGAGAGTGCGAAGAGGGTCCGATCAAACATTAACGGAGTACATCACCCTGTTGTTGATTTCTGGCGACGAGAGGTCGGTGGTATCTCTTCCCGTAATTTCTCCAATCGCTTCTCCGCCTCCGAG AATTTGGTTTTGCGTCTTGAGATATACAAGAAGCTAGAGAAGCACAAAGGGTGTGTGAACACCGTTAGCTTCAATGGTGAAGGAGATGTTCTGATTTCGGGTTCTGATGATTGGCGTGTCGTTCTTTGGGATTGGCAACTTGGGAACGTTAAGCTTTCCTTTCATTCAGGACACGCTAATAACGTATTTCAAGCAAAGTTTATGCCTTTCTCTGATGATCGAACCATTGTTACTTGTGCTGCTGATGGAATG GTTCGGCGTGCTAACATTCTTGAGGGTGGCAAAGTGAAGACGTCTTTCTTAGGTTTGCATCAAGGAAGAGCTCATAAGCTATGTATTGAGCCAGGAAACCCTCATGTATTCTACACATGTGGTGAAGATGGATTAGTACAACGT TTTGATCTGAGGACTGAAGCCCCTACAGAACTTTTCACTTGCCAGTCAGTTGATCCTAAGAGGAGGAACATGGAAGCCATCCATCTAAACGCAATTGCGATTGACCCGAGAAATTCTAACCTCCTTGTTGTTGGGGGAATGAACGAGTACGCTCGTCTTTATGATATCCGTAGAATTCAGGGTGGCGGTTTAAACGGTTCAACCCCTGCTGCTGATCACTTTTGCCCTCCACATCTTATTGGCAATGATGATGTTGGAATAACGGGTTTGGCTTTCTCAGAGCAAAGCGAGCTTCTTGTTTCATACAATGACGAATTCATATATCTTTTCACACCCGATATGGGATTAGGGTCTAACCCTATCCCAGCCTCCTCCAAGAGTAGTgtatcaaaatcagaatcaGCGTCTTCCTCGAAAGATGAGAACGAACACTCAGTTCCTATGGTTTATAAGGGTCACAAGAACTCTGAGACGGTTAAGGGTGTGACTTTTTTTGGACCTCGGTCTGAATATGTGGTTAGTGGGTCAGACTGTGGGCGGATATTTACTTGGAGGAAAAAAACTGGGGAGCTAATCCGTGTTATGGAAGGAGATAGGGATGTAGTTAACTGTATTGAGCCTCATCCGCATATTCCTGTGCTTGCCAGTAGTGGAATTGAAAGTGACATCAAGGTGTGGACGTCAAAGGCAGCTGAAAGAGCTATATTACCTGAAAACATCGAACTG TTACCGAGTCGCATTCGTCGGTTAATATCCTTTCTTAGCTCCCCTGAATATGAAGACAATTTATTTGGTTATGGAATGGatattattattgatgggaACGAGGGGGAAGATGAATCTATTGATGATGCTgaggataatgatgatgatgatgatgattcagattATAGTATTGGACTTGATGAtaatgattctgatgatgacatggatagtgatgatgatgatatggatagtgatgatgaatgttttaatgaaattgATAACAATGGTGGTAGTGAGACAAATGTTGTTGATAGTGTTAGTGGCAGTcatcaagatgatgatgatgatgatgtttga
- the LOC104721271 gene encoding DDB1- and CUL4-associated factor 8-like isoform X2 gives MSESAKRVRSNINGVHHPVVDFWRREVGGISSRNFSNRFSASENLVLRLEIYKKLEKHKGCVNTVSFNGEGDVLISGSDDWRVVLWDWQLGNVKLSFHSGHANNVFQAKFMPFSDDRTIVTCAADGMVRRANILEGGKVKTSFLGLHQGRAHKLCIEPGNPHVFYTCGEDGLVQRFDLRTEAPTELFTCQSVDPKRRNMEAIHLNAIAIDPRNSNLLVVGGMNEYARLYDIRRIQGGGLNGSTPAADHFCPPHLIGNDDVGITGLAFSEQSELLVSYNDEFIYLFTPDMGLGSNPIPASSKSSVSKSESASSSKDENEHSVPMVYKGHKNSETVKGVTFFGPRSEYVVSGSDCGRIFTWRKKTGELIRVMEGDRDVVNCIEPHPHIPVLASSGIESDIKVWTSKAAERAILPENIELPKRTPRRWMYRVSTRRELLSQLFAMQSRRSSSSPEREGEPSRGRALLDLIRTFNYESSDENATDDDDGNSHEDFFS, from the exons ATGAGTGAGAGTGCGAAGAGGGTCCGATCAAACATTAACGGAGTACATCACCCTGTTGTTGATTTCTGGCGACGAGAGGTCGGTGGTATCTCTTCCCGTAATTTCTCCAATCGCTTCTCCGCCTCCGAG AATTTGGTTTTGCGTCTTGAGATATACAAGAAGCTAGAGAAGCACAAAGGGTGTGTGAACACCGTTAGCTTCAATGGTGAAGGAGATGTTCTGATTTCGGGTTCTGATGATTGGCGTGTCGTTCTTTGGGATTGGCAACTTGGGAACGTTAAGCTTTCCTTTCATTCAGGACACGCTAATAACGTATTTCAAGCAAAGTTTATGCCTTTCTCTGATGATCGAACCATTGTTACTTGTGCTGCTGATGGAATG GTTCGGCGTGCTAACATTCTTGAGGGTGGCAAAGTGAAGACGTCTTTCTTAGGTTTGCATCAAGGAAGAGCTCATAAGCTATGTATTGAGCCAGGAAACCCTCATGTATTCTACACATGTGGTGAAGATGGATTAGTACAACGT TTTGATCTGAGGACTGAAGCCCCTACAGAACTTTTCACTTGCCAGTCAGTTGATCCTAAGAGGAGGAACATGGAAGCCATCCATCTAAACGCAATTGCGATTGACCCGAGAAATTCTAACCTCCTTGTTGTTGGGGGAATGAACGAGTACGCTCGTCTTTATGATATCCGTAGAATTCAGGGTGGCGGTTTAAACGGTTCAACCCCTGCTGCTGATCACTTTTGCCCTCCACATCTTATTGGCAATGATGATGTTGGAATAACGGGTTTGGCTTTCTCAGAGCAAAGCGAGCTTCTTGTTTCATACAATGACGAATTCATATATCTTTTCACACCCGATATGGGATTAGGGTCTAACCCTATCCCAGCCTCCTCCAAGAGTAGTgtatcaaaatcagaatcaGCGTCTTCCTCGAAAGATGAGAACGAACACTCAGTTCCTATGGTTTATAAGGGTCACAAGAACTCTGAGACGGTTAAGGGTGTGACTTTTTTTGGACCTCGGTCTGAATATGTGGTTAGTGGGTCAGACTGTGGGCGGATATTTACTTGGAGGAAAAAAACTGGGGAGCTAATCCGTGTTATGGAAGGAGATAGGGATGTAGTTAACTGTATTGAGCCTCATCCGCATATTCCTGTGCTTGCCAGTAGTGGAATTGAAAGTGACATCAAGGTGTGGACGTCAAAGGCAGCTGAAAGAGCTATATTACCTGAAAACATCGAACTG CCCAAGCGAACGCCTAGGAGATGGATGTACCGTGTATCTACACGGCGGGAACTGTTGTCTCAACTCTTCGCGATGCAAAGCCGAAGAAGCAGTAGTAGTccagagagagaaggagaaccATCCCGTGGAAGAGCACTTCTTGATCTTATCCGCACCTTCAATTATGAGAGCAGCGATGAGAATGCAACTGATGATGACGATGGTAATAGCCATGAGGACTTCTTCTCTTAA
- the LOC104721270 gene encoding pentatricopeptide repeat-containing protein At4g35130, chloroplastic-like yields the protein MAATTLLSRCYRIFNSSEACKCVSSENHQTTGKQNGNRNLEFDYRLSKPTRVGLRKRSQQVNDPALTRALRGFADSGLMDDALQLFDEMNKADAFVWNVMIRGYTSFGFYIEAVQFYCRMVFAGIKADSFTYPFVIKSVTGISSLEDGKKIHAMVIKLGFVLDVYVCNSLISMYMKLGCAWDAEKVFEEMLERDIVSWNSMISGYLALEDGSRSLMLFKEMLICGFKPDRFSIMSALGACCSHLYSAKMGKEIHCHALRSGIKTGDVMVLASVLDMYSKYGEVNYAERIFNSMVQRNIVAWNVMVGCYARNGRVIDAFLCFQKISEQNGLQPDVITLINLLPACGILEGRTIHGYAIRRGFFPHLVLETALIDMYGECGQLKSAEVIFDRMAEKNLVSWNSIIAAYVQNGKNYSALELFQELWDSSLVPDSTTIASILPAYAECLSLSEGRQIHAYIVKSRYVSNTIILNSLVHMYAMCGDLEDARKCFNHVLVKDVVSWNSIIMAYAVHGFGRISVCLFSEMNSSKVNPNKSTFASLLAACSVTGMVDEGWEYFEMMKREYGIDPGIEHYGYMMDLIGRTGNFNAAKRFIEEMPFVPTARIWGSLLNASRNHIDINVAEFAAEQIFKMEHDNTGCYVLLLTMYAEAGRWKDVNRIKLLMERHDISRTPSRSTVETKSKTHVFTNGDRSHVETHKIYEVLDIVTRMIEEEEDTYVYCVSKLRPETLVKSISNSPRRHSVRLATCFGLISTETGRTVMVRNNTRICRKCHEFLEKASKMTRREIVVGDSKIFHNFSNGRCSCGNYW from the coding sequence ATGGCTGCGACGACTCTTCTATCTCGATGCTACCGTATCTTCAATAGCAGCGAAGCGTGCAAGTGTGTTTCTTCTGAGAATCACCAGACAACGGGGAAGCAAAATGGTAATCGTAATCTCGAATTCGACTATAGACTCTCGAAACCAACCCGGGTAGGTCTTCGGAAACGATCCCAGCAGGTCAATGATCCTGCGCTCACTCGCGCTTTACGTGGGTTTGCTGATTCAGGTCTCATGGATGATGCACTCCAACTGTTCGATGAAATGAACAAAGCTGATGCTTTCGTTTGGAATGTGATGATTAGAGGTTACACTAGCTTTGGGTTTTACATTGAAGCGGTTCAATTCTATTGCAGAATGGTTTTTGCAGGAATCAAAGCTGATTCTTTTACTTATCCTTTCGTGATTAAGTCTGTGACTGGGATTTCGTCGTTAGAAGATGGGAAGAAGATTCACGCGATGGTGATCAAGCTTGGGTTTGTTTTAGATGTTTATGTATGTAATTCTCTTATATCAATGTACATGAAGCTTGGGTGTGCTTGGGATGCAGAGAAAGTGTTCGAAGAAATGCTTGAGAGAGACATTGTTTCGTGGAACTCTATGATTTCTGGATATCTTGCACTTGAAGATGGCTCTCGATCGTTGATGCTGTTTAAAGAAATGTTGATATGTGGATTTAAACCGGATAGGTTCAGTATTATGAGCGCTTTAGGTGCTTGTTGTTCTCATTTGTATAGTGCAAAAATGGGAAAGGAGATACATTGCCATGCTCTTCGAAGTGGGATTAAAACGGGTGATGTTATGGTATTGGCATCAGTTCTTGACATGTACAGTAAATACGGTGAAGTGAATTATGCAGAGAGGATATTTAATAGTATGGTCCAGAGGAACATCGTAGCTTGGAACGTTATGGTAGGGTGTTATGCTAGAAATGGACGAGTCATTgatgcttttctctgttttcagaAGATTTCAGAGCAAAATGGGTTGCAGCCAGATGTTATTACATTGATAAATCTACTTCCTGCTTGTGGGATCTTGGAGGGTCGAACGATTCATGGGTATGCAATAAGGAGAGGCTTTTTTCCTCATTTAGTATTGGAAACTGCTCTGATTGATATGTATGGAGAATGTGGGCAGTTAAAATCAGCTGAGGTTATATTTGATCGAATGGCTGAAAAGAATTTGGTCTCATGGAACTCGATTATTGCTGCTTATGTGCAGAATGGGAAGAACTATTCAGCCTTGGAGCTATTTCAAGAGCTCTGGGATTCATCACTTGTACCTGATTCCACAACAATTGCTAGTATTCTACCAGCTTATGCAGAATGTTTATCTTTGAGTGAAGGTAGACAAATTCATGCTTATATTGTTAAGTCCAGATACGTGTCAAACACCATCATCCTGAATTCGCTGGTTCACATGTATGCCATGTGTGGTGACCTTGAGGATGCAAGAAAATGTTTCAACCACGTCTTGGTAAAGGACGTTGTTTCATGGAATAGCATCATCATGGCTTATGCAGTACACGGTTTTGGGAGAATTTCGGTTTGCTTATTCTCAGAGATGAATTCTTCTAAAGTAAATCCAAACAAGAGCACTTTTGCTTCACTACTAGCAGCATGTAGCGTTACTGGTATGGTTGATGAAGGATGGGAATATTTTGAGATGATGAAAAGAGAATACGGGATTGATCCTGGAATAGAGCATTATGGGTACATGATGGATCTCATTGGCCGTACAGGAAACTTCAACGCAGCCAAGAGATTCATTGAAGAAATGCCATTTGTGCCAACAGCTAGGATTTGGGGATCTTTGTTAAATGCAAGCAGAAACCACATTGACATAAACGTAGCTGAATTCGCTGCAGAACAGATATTTAAGATGGAACACGATAACACAGGATGTTATGTCTTGCTTTTGACCATGTATGCAGAAGCTGGAAGATGGAAAGATGTAAATAGGATTAAGCTTCTCATGGAGAGACATGACATATCCAGAACACCAAGTCGCAGTACTGTTGAGACGAAGAGCAAAACTCATGTGTTCACAAATGGAGACAGATCCCACGTTGAGACACACAAGATCTATGAAGTCTTAGATATTGTGACAAGgatgattgaagaagaagaagacacttaTGTTTACTGTGTCTCAAAGTTGAGACCAGAGACTCTAGTTAAGAGCATAAGCAATTCACCAAGAAGACATTCGGTAAGGCTCGCCACATGTTTTGGTTTGATCTCTACGGAAACAGGCAGAACAGTTATGGTGAGGAATAACACGAGAATCTGCAGAAAATGTCATGAATTCTTGGAAAAGGCGTCGAAAATGACGAGAAGAGAGATCGTTGTGGGAGATTCCAAGATTTTTCATAACTTCTCCAATGGTCGCTGCTCGTGTGGGAATTACTGGTAA